One window of the Trifolium pratense cultivar HEN17-A07 linkage group LG2, ARS_RC_1.1, whole genome shotgun sequence genome contains the following:
- the LOC123908629 gene encoding protein CHLOROPLAST IMPORT APPARATUS 2-like, with translation MSSCLSGTGARFDLDIVKSPPCSWSRTTSSQTSSSPSSTISESSNSPLITISTTKPRTPRKRPNQTYNEAATLLSTAYPNLFTTPNLKTNPNNKFTKSEKTTTHEFDSSELFLPFGVFDTSSSFLLHGPIHQPIRPNFPSEPKPVKPCQSPGEISSMVKSLELNDDDDDFDAESILDEEIEEGIDSIMGGRIQEDESNVSSFSHHHPWIGFGGKFDFRLGLQRAGVRALRHVDEGNWWNFPAVDMLKISPKICSVGNKTAAPVTEKKKKKKVVAAVEKPKEELLKEIVLPKSKTNSLLLKLNYDGVRKAWSDRGTPFADDSPVSDAPGNDVNARLSQIDLLWENGGGSGGVREASVLRYKEKRRTRLFSKKIRYQVRKVNADRRPRMKGRFVRRLNGSSNEHKRCL, from the exons ATGTCTTCGTGTTTGAGTGGAACAGGAGCAAGATTCGATTTAGACATAGTTAAATCACCACCATGTTCATGGAGTAGAACAACATCATCACAAACATCTTCATCACCTTCATCAACAATCTCAGAATCAAGCAATTCACCACTTATTACAATCTCAACCACTAAACCCAGAACCCCCAGAAAACGACCCAACCAAACCTATAACGAAGCTGCAACACTTCTTTCAACTGCATATCCGAACCTATTCACTACTCCAAACCTAAAAACAAATCCAAATAATAAATTCACCAAATCAGAAAAAACAACAACTCATGAATTCGATTCTTCTGAACTTTTTTTACCTTTCGGAGTATTTGACACGTCATCATCTTTTTTACTTCACGGCCCAATTCATCAGCCCATTAGGCCCAATTTCCCTTCCGAGCCCAAACCGGTGAAACCGTGTCAGAGTCCCGGAGAAATTAGTTCAATGGTCAAATCCCTAGAATTgaacgatgatgatgatgatttcgACGCCGAATCGATTCTCgatgaagaaattgaagaaggaATTGATAGTATTATGGGAGGAAGAATTCAAGAAGATGAATCTAATGtctcttctttctctcatcATCATCCATGGATTGGTTTTGGCGGGAAATTCGATTTCCGGTTAGGGTTACAGAGAGCTGGAGTCAGAGCTTTGAGACATGTTGATGAAGGTAATTGGTGGAATTTTCCGGCGGTTGATATGCTTAAAATTTCGCCCAAAATATGCAGTGTCGGCAACAAAACGGCGGCGCCGGTGactgaaaagaagaagaaaaagaaagtggTTGCGGCGGTGGAGAAACCGAAGGAGGAGTTGTTGAAAGAAATAGTGTTGCCAAAGTCGAAAACCAACAGTTTATTGTTGAAATTGAATTACGACGGCGTTCGGAAAGCTTGGTCTGACCGGGGAACACCGTTCGCCGACGACAGCCCTGTCTCCGATGCTCCCGGAAACGATGTCAAT GCACGGTTGTCACAAATAGATTTGTTGTGGGAGAATGGAGGAGGAAGTGGTGGTGTAAGAGAAGCAAGTGTGTTACGCTACAAAGAAAAACGTCGTACACGTCTCTTTTCGAAGAAGATCAGATATCAAGTGAGGAAAGTCAATGCAGATCGACGGCCAAGAATGAAG GGGCGATTTGTTAGGAGGCTGAATGGTAGCTCAAATGAACACAAAAGGTGTTTGTAG